GGGCCAAAGCTTCAGCACGGATGGGGATATCTCTGCCAACCGGGGGGAGTCGGATGTCTGGGTGGTCCGCCTGGACCCGGCCGGGAATATGCTCTGGGAGCAGAGTTACGGCGGGCCGGCCTTTGATGCAGCGGAGTCCATCGCGCTAACCTCGGACGGGAATTTCCTGATATCGGGTACCACCCGCAGCAGCAACGCGAACCTGCAAAACGCAGGGGAAAACGACGTACTGCTGCTGAAAATCGACGGGGCGGGCCGGCTGCTCTGGCAAACCACGTACGGGGGCCCGGGCATCGACCTCGGTTTCGACGCCGTGGAAGCAGCCGACGGTTCCATCTACGTGGCCGGGGAGCTCTCCCCGGACGGCAGCCCCGGGCTCGCCCCCCTGGGGGAAACCGACCTGTTGCTGCTCAAAATCCGCTAGCGCGTTGGCAGGGGCATCCCGCATGCCGCCGGAAGACACCGGCCAACCCCAGTAAAACCAATAGATAACACCAATCCCCATATACGTTATAATAATGTTAGGAATGATGGGAAACCCGCCTGTTTTGGCTATATTTGTGCACTATTTAGAATAAATCCAAATTCGAATGATCAAAGTATCGGAAACAGCCCGCCAGAAAGTCGTCTCCCTCATGCAGGAGGAAGGCTTCAACGCCGGCACGGATTACGTCCGGGTCGGGGTAAAGAGCGGCGGTTGCAGCGGTTTGTCCTACGAGCTCCGTTTTGACCGGGAAGCCGACGAGGCCGACAAGGTCTTTGAGGACAATTCCGTTCGGATTATCGTGGATAAAAAAAGCTTTTTATACCTGGTGGGGACTACGCTCGAGTACTCCGGCGGGTTGAACGGCAAGGGGTTTGTTTTTAACAACCCGAATGCCCAGCGCACCTGTGGCTGCGGGGAGAGCTTCTCCCTGTAGGCCCGACCGGCCGGAAAAGGCCGGGGGCTGGTAATTATCAGAAAGACACTTATGGCTTATACTGAAGAAGAACTCAAGAAGGAACTCGAAACCAAGGAATACGAGTACGGATTCTACACGGATATCGAGTCGGATACGCTGCCCAAAGGGCTCAGCGAGGAAATTGTCATCGCCATCTCCAAAAAGAAAGAGGAGCCCGACTGGATGACCGAATGGCGGCTCGAGGCATTCCGCCACTGGAAGGAAATGGTGGAGCCGGAATGGGCCAACATCCACTATAAAAAACCCGATTTCCAGAACATTTCCTACTATTCCGCCCCGAATAAAAAGCCCAAGTACGAGAGCCTGGACGAAGTAGATCCGGAACTGCTCGACACTTTCAAGAAACTCGGCATCCCGATCGAGGAGCAGAAGAAGCTGGCCGGGGTGGCCGTGGATTTTGTGATGGACTCGGTTTCGGTGGCCACCACGTTTAAGAAAACCCTGGCGGAGAAGGGCATTATTTTCTGTTCCATCTCCGAGGCGATCAAGGAACACCCGGAACTCGTACGCAAGTACCTGGGTACGGTGGTACCCCGGAAAGATAACTTTTACGCCGCCCTGAATTCAGCGGTATTTTCCGACGGGTCGTTCTGCTACATCCCAAAAGGGGTGCGCTGCCCGATGGAGCTCTCCACCTACTTCCGGATCAACCAGGCCGGTACCGGCCAGTTCGAACGAACGCTGGTGGTGGCCGATAAAGGCAGCTACGTGAGTTACCTGGAAGGGTGCACCGCTCCCTCCCGGGACGAAAACCAGCTTCACGCCGCCGTGGTGGAACTCATCGCCCTGGACGATGCGGAGATCAAATACTCCACGGTCCAGAACTGGTTCCCCGGCGACAAGGAAGGCAAGGGCGGGGTCTACAATTTCGTGACCAAGCGCGGGCTCTGCGAGAAAAACGCCAAGATATCATGGACCCAGGTGGAAACCGGGTCGGCGATTACCTGGAAGTACCCTTCCTGCGTGTTGAAAGGAGACAATTCCATCGGGGAATTCTACTCGATTGCCGTTACCAACAACCACCAGCAGGCCGATACGGGCACCAAGATGATTCACCTGGGCAACAATACCCGCAGTACGATCATCTCCAAGGGAATCTCCGCCGGCCGCTCCCAAAACAGCTACCGCGGGCTCGTACAGATTGGGCGCCGGGCCAAAAATGCCCGGAATTTCTCCCAGTGCGACTCCCTGCTCATGGGCAACGAATGCGGAGCGCATACCTTCCCGTATATCGAGGCGAACAACAGCACGGCCCAGATTGAACACGAGGCAACCACGAGCAAGATCGGGGAAGACCAGATCTTCTATTGCAACCAGCGCGGCATCGACACGGAAAAAGCCATTGCGCTCATCGTAAACGGATTCAGCAAGGAAGTGCTGAACAAACTGCCGATGGAATTCGCAGTGGAAGCACAAAAATTATTGGAAATCAGCCTGGAAGGTTCTGTCGGATAACCCAGGCCACTAGTTACTAAATTGACGGATATGCTCAAGATAAAAAACCTGCACGCAGGCGTAGAAAACAAAAAGATCCTCAAAGGCATCAACCTGGAGGTGAACCCCGGGGAAGTCCATGCCATCATGGGCCCCAACGGCTCGGGCAAGAGTACCCTGGCCTCGGTAATCGCCGGCAAGGAGGAATTCAACGTAAGTCGCGGGAAAATCCTCTTCGAAGGTGAGGACATCGACGAGATGTCCCCCGAGGAACGCGCCCATAACGGGATCTTCCTCTCCTTCCAGTACCCGGTGGAAATCCCCGGGGTATCGGTGACGAATTTTATGAAAACGGCCATCAACGAATCGCGCAAAGCCAAAGGGGAGCCGGATATGCCGGCCAACCAGATGCTGAAGCTCATCCGCGAGAAGGCCGAATTGCTGGAGATTGACCGGAAATTCCTGTCCCGCTCCCTGAACGAAGGGTTCTCCGGGGGGGAAAAGAAACGGAACGAAATCTTCCAGATGGCCATGATGCAACCGAAGCTCGGCATCCTGGACGAGACGGATTCCGGGCTGGATATCGATGCCCTCCGCATCGTTGCCAACGGGGTCAACCGCCTCCGCAGCGAGGACAACGCCTTTGTGGTAATTACCCACTACCAGCGGCTGCTGGACTACATCGTCCCGGACTTTGTACACGTAATTCACGACGGGAAGATCGTCAAGTCTGGCGACAAGGAACTCGCCCTGGAGCTCGAGGAAAAGGGATACGACTGGATTAAACAGGAAGCGGTACTCTAAGGTATGGCGGAAACCCAAAAAGGAATCGCAACGGAACGAATCGCAACCCACACTATGGATTTAAAAGATAAATTGCTCGCCTCTTTCATGGCCTTTGAAAACCAGGTGGACATGGACCACCCGGTCCACGACATCCGTTCGGAAGCCATCCGGAATTTCGAGAGCAAGGGCTTCCCGCACCGCAAGATGGAGGCCTGGAAATACACCTCCCTGGCCCCGCTGCAAAAGGTGGATTTCAGCCTGTTTCCCAAGGAGGACAGCACCTTGGACTACCGGGAAGTGAAGCAGTACTTCCTGCACGAGGTGGACACGTATAAAATCGTATTTATCGACGGAATTTACAGTTCCTACCTCTCGGAGACCACCCATGACGGGGTGGATATCTGCCTGATGAGCGCCGCGCTGAACAAGCCCATGTACCGCCCGATCATCGACGTGTATTTTAACAAGGTCGCCTCCCGGGAGGAATCCCTCACCACGCTGAACACCGCCTTTACGCGGGAAGGGGCATACATCTATATCCCGAAGAACAAAGCCCCCCGCAAGCCGGTGGAAATCCTCCACCTCTCCACGGGGAACGAGGCGTCCCTCCTGCTGCAGCCCAGAAACCTCATCGTGGTGGAGGAAAATGCCGAGCTGCAGGTCATTGAGCGGCACCAGAGCCTCACTTCCAACGAAGTGCTGACCAATTCGGTCACC
This genomic window from Robiginitalea biformata HTCC2501 contains:
- the sufB gene encoding Fe-S cluster assembly protein SufB; amino-acid sequence: MAYTEEELKKELETKEYEYGFYTDIESDTLPKGLSEEIVIAISKKKEEPDWMTEWRLEAFRHWKEMVEPEWANIHYKKPDFQNISYYSAPNKKPKYESLDEVDPELLDTFKKLGIPIEEQKKLAGVAVDFVMDSVSVATTFKKTLAEKGIIFCSISEAIKEHPELVRKYLGTVVPRKDNFYAALNSAVFSDGSFCYIPKGVRCPMELSTYFRINQAGTGQFERTLVVADKGSYVSYLEGCTAPSRDENQLHAAVVELIALDDAEIKYSTVQNWFPGDKEGKGGVYNFVTKRGLCEKNAKISWTQVETGSAITWKYPSCVLKGDNSIGEFYSIAVTNNHQQADTGTKMIHLGNNTRSTIISKGISAGRSQNSYRGLVQIGRRAKNARNFSQCDSLLMGNECGAHTFPYIEANNSTAQIEHEATTSKIGEDQIFYCNQRGIDTEKAIALIVNGFSKEVLNKLPMEFAVEAQKLLEISLEGSVG
- the sufC gene encoding Fe-S cluster assembly ATPase SufC — translated: MLKIKNLHAGVENKKILKGINLEVNPGEVHAIMGPNGSGKSTLASVIAGKEEFNVSRGKILFEGEDIDEMSPEERAHNGIFLSFQYPVEIPGVSVTNFMKTAINESRKAKGEPDMPANQMLKLIREKAELLEIDRKFLSRSLNEGFSGGEKKRNEIFQMAMMQPKLGILDETDSGLDIDALRIVANGVNRLRSEDNAFVVITHYQRLLDYIVPDFVHVIHDGKIVKSGDKELALELEEKGYDWIKQEAVL
- a CDS encoding HesB/IscA family protein, with the translated sequence MIKVSETARQKVVSLMQEEGFNAGTDYVRVGVKSGGCSGLSYELRFDREADEADKVFEDNSVRIIVDKKSFLYLVGTTLEYSGGLNGKGFVFNNPNAQRTCGCGESFSL